A single window of Montipora capricornis isolate CH-2021 chromosome 14, ASM3666992v2, whole genome shotgun sequence DNA harbors:
- the LOC138033809 gene encoding protein adenylyltransferase SelO-like isoform X1 — translation MTGLGYTRNTGNKMASGRLKCFFFKVVSIFLLLWPQFSILRLENKRHWKSMECISRGNDSYCRNTFKLTICRESDLLDFKDWHFTPSSALFQVFPIDPETKSYVRQVRDVVFSTVRPVPFKYKAYLVAVSSGVLTEILDLKTSTSESEAFIEFIAGNKILPNSILLSHRYGGHQFGEWADQLGDGRAVMLGEYLNRNGEKWELQLKGSGRTPYSRHGDGRAVLRSSVREFLASEVMFHLGVPTSRAAAIVVSNDLVWRDQFYDGHPMQEKAAVVLRLAKSWFRFGSLEILTSNNEYGNLKKVVDFIMKEHFPEVAKETTKYLAFFSKVVSMTAELIVKWQSVGFAHGVCNTDNFSLLSITIDYGPFGFLDEYNPDFVPNSSDEEGRYSYKNQPSVGFFNLEKLLQALKPLLEDFSAGEKVLLTYVDTFNERFLITFGHKLGLANVGAADETLIQSFLWMMSLTRADFTMSFRELSEISLRDLVADRLPSESWALKKLKTHTNWKDWLVRYTERLELNGDMDSDEKRKRRMQDVNPRYVLRNWMAQSAIAKAEKNDFSEVRQLLDILKRPFMKQILAENLGYSSQPPPWATRLRVSCSS, via the exons ATGACAGGGCTTGGTTACACACGCAACACAGGCAACAAAATGGCGTCCGGTCGGTTGaagtgctttttcttcaaagttgtctcaatttttcttcttttgtggCCACAATTTTCAATACttaggcttgaaaataaacgACACTGGAAAAGTATGGAATGCATTTCAAGAGGAAACGATTCTTATTGCAGGAATACTTTTAAACTTACAATCTGCAGAGAATCAGACCTGTTGGATTTTAAAGACTGGCATTTCACGCCATCAAGCGCATTATTTCAAGTTTTCCCCATTGATCCTGAAACAAAAAGCTATGTTAGGCAAGTGCGTGACGTTGTGTTTTCCACAGTACGCCCTGTtccttttaaatacaaagcttATCTTGTTGCGGTTTCCAGCGGAGTGTTAACAGAAATTCTTGACTTGAAGACATCAACCTCAGAATCAGAGGCGTTTATTGAGTTTATCGCTGGAAACAAGATATTGCCAAACTCTATATTACTATCTCATAGATATGGAGGTCATCAG TTTGGTGAATGGGCAGATCAACTCGGTGATGGAAGAGCTGTGATGTTAGGGGAATACCTAAACAG aaatggtGAGAAGTGGGAGCTTCAGTTGAAGGGCTCAGGAAGAACACCTTACTCCAG ACATGGTGATGGTCGAGCTGTCCTAAGATCATCTGTGAGGGAATTTCTTGCCAGTGAAGTCATGTTCCATCTAGGTGTACCCACAAGTCGAGCTGCTGCAATTGTTGTGAGCAATGATCTTGTATGGAGAGATCAGTTTTACGATGGACATCCCATGCAAGAAAAAG CTGCAGTTGTGCTGCGTTTGGCAAAATCTTGGTTCAGATTTGGATCGCTGGAAATCCTAACAAGCAATAATGAATACGGCAATCTCAA gaaagTCGTGGATTTTATTATGAAAGAACATTTTCCAGAAGTAGCGAAAGAGACCACAAAATATCTG gcatttttctcaaaagtcGTTTCAATGACAGCCGAGTTAATAGTCAAATGGCAATCAGTTGGATTTGCTCATG GTGTTTGTAACACGGATAACTTTAGCCTGTTGTCCATCACAATAGACTACGGTCCATTTGGCTTCTTAGACGAATATAACCCAG attttgttCCCAATTCATCTGACGAAGAAGGACGGTACAGTTATAAGAATCAGCCGAGTGTTGGGTTTTTCAACTTGGAAAAATTGCTACAGGCTCTTAAGCCCCTTCTAGAAGATTTTAGTGC AGGAGAGAAAGTTCTATTGACCTACGTGGACACGTTTAACGAAAG gTTCTTGATTACTTTTGGACACAAGCTTGGCTTAGCCAATGTTGGAGCGGCCGACGAAACGCTCATTCAGTCTTTTCTCTGG ATGATGTCGTTGACTCGAGCTGACTTTACCATGTCTTTCCGTGAGTTAAGTGAAATTTCCTTGCGTGACTTAGTCGCAGATCGTTTGCCAAGTGAATCATGGGCGTTGAAGAAGCTTAAAACCCACACAAACTGGAAAGACTGGCTAGTACGATACACAGAGCGACTTGAACT AAATGGTGACATGGATTCAGACGAGAAGAGGAAACGGAGAATGCAgg atgtAAATCCACGTTATGTACTGCGGAACTGGATGGCTCAGTCAGCGATAGCAAAGGCAGAGAAAAACGATTTTTCAGAG gttCGGCAATTACTGGACATTCTAAAAAGACCATTTATGAAACAG ATTCTTGCTGAGAACCTTGGGTATTCGTCCCAGCCTCCTCCATGGGCAACTCGGCTACGAGTGAGCTGTTCTTCTTAA
- the LOC138033809 gene encoding protein adenylyltransferase SelO-like isoform X3: MTGLGYTRNTGNKMASGRLKCFFFKVVSIFLLLWPQFSILRLENKRHWKSMECISRGNDSYCRNTFKLTICRESDLLDFKDWHFTPSSALFQVFPIDPETKSYVRQVRDVVFSTVRPVPFKYKAYLVAVSSGVLTEILDLKTSTSESEAFIEFIAGNKILPNSILLSHRYGGHQFGEWADQLGDGRAVMLGEYLNRNGEKWELQLKGSGRTPYSRHGDGRAVLRSSVREFLASEVMFHLGVPTSRAAAIVVSNDLVWRDQFYDGHPMQEKAAVVLRLAKSWFRFGSLEILTSNNEYGNLKKVVDFIMKEHFPEVAKETTKYLAFFSKVVSMTAELIVKWQSVGFAHGVCNTDNFSLLSITIDYGPFGFLDEYNPDFVPNSSDEEGRYSYKNQPSVGFFNLEKLLQALKPLLEDFSAGEKVLLTYVDTFNERFLITFGHKLGLANVGAADETLIQSFLWMMSLTRADFTMSFRELSEISLRDLVADRLPSESWALKKLKTHTNWKDWLVRYTERLELLNIGRSVIHLFPK, from the exons ATGACAGGGCTTGGTTACACACGCAACACAGGCAACAAAATGGCGTCCGGTCGGTTGaagtgctttttcttcaaagttgtctcaatttttcttcttttgtggCCACAATTTTCAATACttaggcttgaaaataaacgACACTGGAAAAGTATGGAATGCATTTCAAGAGGAAACGATTCTTATTGCAGGAATACTTTTAAACTTACAATCTGCAGAGAATCAGACCTGTTGGATTTTAAAGACTGGCATTTCACGCCATCAAGCGCATTATTTCAAGTTTTCCCCATTGATCCTGAAACAAAAAGCTATGTTAGGCAAGTGCGTGACGTTGTGTTTTCCACAGTACGCCCTGTtccttttaaatacaaagcttATCTTGTTGCGGTTTCCAGCGGAGTGTTAACAGAAATTCTTGACTTGAAGACATCAACCTCAGAATCAGAGGCGTTTATTGAGTTTATCGCTGGAAACAAGATATTGCCAAACTCTATATTACTATCTCATAGATATGGAGGTCATCAG TTTGGTGAATGGGCAGATCAACTCGGTGATGGAAGAGCTGTGATGTTAGGGGAATACCTAAACAG aaatggtGAGAAGTGGGAGCTTCAGTTGAAGGGCTCAGGAAGAACACCTTACTCCAG ACATGGTGATGGTCGAGCTGTCCTAAGATCATCTGTGAGGGAATTTCTTGCCAGTGAAGTCATGTTCCATCTAGGTGTACCCACAAGTCGAGCTGCTGCAATTGTTGTGAGCAATGATCTTGTATGGAGAGATCAGTTTTACGATGGACATCCCATGCAAGAAAAAG CTGCAGTTGTGCTGCGTTTGGCAAAATCTTGGTTCAGATTTGGATCGCTGGAAATCCTAACAAGCAATAATGAATACGGCAATCTCAA gaaagTCGTGGATTTTATTATGAAAGAACATTTTCCAGAAGTAGCGAAAGAGACCACAAAATATCTG gcatttttctcaaaagtcGTTTCAATGACAGCCGAGTTAATAGTCAAATGGCAATCAGTTGGATTTGCTCATG GTGTTTGTAACACGGATAACTTTAGCCTGTTGTCCATCACAATAGACTACGGTCCATTTGGCTTCTTAGACGAATATAACCCAG attttgttCCCAATTCATCTGACGAAGAAGGACGGTACAGTTATAAGAATCAGCCGAGTGTTGGGTTTTTCAACTTGGAAAAATTGCTACAGGCTCTTAAGCCCCTTCTAGAAGATTTTAGTGC AGGAGAGAAAGTTCTATTGACCTACGTGGACACGTTTAACGAAAG gTTCTTGATTACTTTTGGACACAAGCTTGGCTTAGCCAATGTTGGAGCGGCCGACGAAACGCTCATTCAGTCTTTTCTCTGG ATGATGTCGTTGACTCGAGCTGACTTTACCATGTCTTTCCGTGAGTTAAGTGAAATTTCCTTGCGTGACTTAGTCGCAGATCGTTTGCCAAGTGAATCATGGGCGTTGAAGAAGCTTAAAACCCACACAAACTGGAAAGACTGGCTAGTACGATACACAGAGCGACTTGAACT tcTCAACATTGGAAGATCAgtaatacacctttttccaaaatg A
- the LOC138033809 gene encoding protein adenylyltransferase SelO-like isoform X2 yields MTGLGYTRNTGNKMASGRLKCFFFKVVSIFLLLWPQFSILRLENKRHWKSMECISRGNDSYCRNTFKLTICRESDLLDFKDWHFTPSSALFQVFPIDPETKSYVRQVRDVVFSTVRPVPFKYKAYLVAVSSGVLTEILDLKTSTSESEAFIEFIAGNKILPNSILLSHRYGGHQFGEWADQLGDGRAVMLGEYLNRNGEKWELQLKGSGRTPYSRHGDGRAVLRSSVREFLASEVMFHLGVPTSRAAAIVVSNDLVWRDQFYDGHPMQEKAAVVLRLAKSWFRFGSLEILTSNNEYGNLKKVVDFIMKEHFPEVAKETTKYLAFFSKVVSMTAELIVKWQSVGFAHGVCNTDNFSLLSITIDYGPFGFLDEYNPDFVPNSSDEEGRYSYKNQPSVGFFNLEKLLQALKPLLEDFSAGEKVLLTYVDTFNERFLITFGHKLGLANVGAADETLIQSFLWMMSLTRADFTMSFRELSEISLRDLVADRLPSESWALKKLKTHTNWKDWLVRYTERLELLACNWQSRCSPLLQARVYLCS; encoded by the exons ATGACAGGGCTTGGTTACACACGCAACACAGGCAACAAAATGGCGTCCGGTCGGTTGaagtgctttttcttcaaagttgtctcaatttttcttcttttgtggCCACAATTTTCAATACttaggcttgaaaataaacgACACTGGAAAAGTATGGAATGCATTTCAAGAGGAAACGATTCTTATTGCAGGAATACTTTTAAACTTACAATCTGCAGAGAATCAGACCTGTTGGATTTTAAAGACTGGCATTTCACGCCATCAAGCGCATTATTTCAAGTTTTCCCCATTGATCCTGAAACAAAAAGCTATGTTAGGCAAGTGCGTGACGTTGTGTTTTCCACAGTACGCCCTGTtccttttaaatacaaagcttATCTTGTTGCGGTTTCCAGCGGAGTGTTAACAGAAATTCTTGACTTGAAGACATCAACCTCAGAATCAGAGGCGTTTATTGAGTTTATCGCTGGAAACAAGATATTGCCAAACTCTATATTACTATCTCATAGATATGGAGGTCATCAG TTTGGTGAATGGGCAGATCAACTCGGTGATGGAAGAGCTGTGATGTTAGGGGAATACCTAAACAG aaatggtGAGAAGTGGGAGCTTCAGTTGAAGGGCTCAGGAAGAACACCTTACTCCAG ACATGGTGATGGTCGAGCTGTCCTAAGATCATCTGTGAGGGAATTTCTTGCCAGTGAAGTCATGTTCCATCTAGGTGTACCCACAAGTCGAGCTGCTGCAATTGTTGTGAGCAATGATCTTGTATGGAGAGATCAGTTTTACGATGGACATCCCATGCAAGAAAAAG CTGCAGTTGTGCTGCGTTTGGCAAAATCTTGGTTCAGATTTGGATCGCTGGAAATCCTAACAAGCAATAATGAATACGGCAATCTCAA gaaagTCGTGGATTTTATTATGAAAGAACATTTTCCAGAAGTAGCGAAAGAGACCACAAAATATCTG gcatttttctcaaaagtcGTTTCAATGACAGCCGAGTTAATAGTCAAATGGCAATCAGTTGGATTTGCTCATG GTGTTTGTAACACGGATAACTTTAGCCTGTTGTCCATCACAATAGACTACGGTCCATTTGGCTTCTTAGACGAATATAACCCAG attttgttCCCAATTCATCTGACGAAGAAGGACGGTACAGTTATAAGAATCAGCCGAGTGTTGGGTTTTTCAACTTGGAAAAATTGCTACAGGCTCTTAAGCCCCTTCTAGAAGATTTTAGTGC AGGAGAGAAAGTTCTATTGACCTACGTGGACACGTTTAACGAAAG gTTCTTGATTACTTTTGGACACAAGCTTGGCTTAGCCAATGTTGGAGCGGCCGACGAAACGCTCATTCAGTCTTTTCTCTGG ATGATGTCGTTGACTCGAGCTGACTTTACCATGTCTTTCCGTGAGTTAAGTGAAATTTCCTTGCGTGACTTAGTCGCAGATCGTTTGCCAAGTGAATCATGGGCGTTGAAGAAGCTTAAAACCCACACAAACTGGAAAGACTGGCTAGTACGATACACAGAGCGACTTGAACT ACTCGCTTGCAATTGGCAGTCGAGGTGTAGTCCACTGTTGCAAGCAAgggtttatctttgttcttga
- the LOC138033433 gene encoding neuropeptide FF receptor 2-like: MADYDSAVFVLSMVSIPFFIIGFLGNVLVVRIVYKTPEMHSVANYLLANLAVSDGLTIFFIWPFMLTQDFLKKFDCRLTALGFTVPVSSFTLMVLAIERYHALLKPFRTGLRLKQENVKRAIAIIWISSVLICMPYAIMESKWNEVVYVCILSKVYIFASQAMIVYIPSVVFLYCYGSLIKGLYFDNTICASSGDRQEDRASEKKKLVITFMLATAGFLVGYGPFVTFYTLVVIGATQEIYSSVLSPVIQFTFLCSLCLNPVLYAFRSTNFRQGFKRIIFCRDPQTQNEMLQQP; this comes from the coding sequence ATGGCCGACTATGATAGCGCGGTATTTGTTCTCTCCATGGTCAGCATTCCATTTTTCATAATCGGATTTCTTGGAAATGTGCTGGTTGTCAGAATCGTTTACAAAACACCAGAAATGCATTCAGTCGCAAACTATCTCTTAGCAAACTTGGCTGTTAGTGATGGACTCACCATTTTTTTCATATGGCCTTTTATGTTGACGCAGGATTTTTTAAAGAAGTTTGATTGTAGGCTGACGGCGTTGGGTTTTACTGTCCCCGTTTCCTCCTTCACCTTAATGGTTCTAGCAATTGAAAGGTACCATGCCTTGTTAAAGCCATTTAGAACAGGCTTACGCTTAAAacaagagaatgtgaaaagaGCTATCGCAATTATTTGGATCTCGAGCGTTCTTATTTGCATGCCGTATGCGATCATGGAATCGAAATGGAATGAAGTTGTCTATGTCTGCATTCTAAGCAAAGTGTACATTTTTGCAAGCCAAGCAATGATCGTTTACATTCCCTCAGTGGTTTTCCTTTATTGTTATGGATCCCTCATCAAAGGACTCTACTTTGACAACACAATCTGTGCTTCGTCCGGAGACAGACAAGAAGACAGAGCATCTGAAAAGAAGAAACTTGTAATAACATTTATGCTAGCAACTGCAGGCTTTCTAGTAGGTTACGGACCATTCGTTACCTTTTACACCCTTGTTGTTATAGGAGCTACTCAAGAAATTTACTCTTCTGTCCTTTCGCCCGTCATACAATTCACCTTCCTTTGTAGCTTGTGTTTGAATCCTGTTTTATATGCTTTTCGCAGTACGAACTTTCGACAAGGATTTAAACGGATAATATTCTGTCGAGATCCACAAACCCAGAACGAGATGTTGCAACAGCCGTAA